One window of Corvus moneduloides isolate bCorMon1 chromosome 13, bCorMon1.pri, whole genome shotgun sequence genomic DNA carries:
- the LOC116450716 gene encoding C2 calcium-dependent domain-containing protein 4C-like, protein MWFLEKIRASHENGNLPTSSFLGLPHGQNLPEKARLGASAFPNVLTPDRIPEFCIPPRLTSSGSIKGSGFRQDRSSVNAALTSDYSPRSFPHLIQVESVEEEITALEEESTNADPQSQAALSLPHFARAPTSYGFCTLLESPHTRRKESIFHGDPRGALPSLKLSRSRANTFSGKGSMSNPIAISFASVRLPPKHLSLRRQGACDSDTASSSDSSPFSSPLLSRSPPRPYSLTKAQSQEGLLCRALKAKSKSSMARNNSLSTEESSSTDNSPSAMRRASEGLLGMRSFSTSCSPIFPLDLTHSRERLVGESTVVMDKGGVLRLLAEYCSENERLRIRLISAEGLYDDSVEPKNINCCISFSLVPGKTQKQRSTVIKRSRNPIFNEDFFFDGVAAEELYSLSVRMKATNKGCSMKRDYTLGERELSLTSMLSV, encoded by the coding sequence ATGTGGTTCTTGGAAAAGATAAGAGCCTCACATGAAAATGGAAATCTCCCCACCTCTTCCTTCCTGGGACTGCCACACGGCCAAAATCTGCCAGAAAAAGCCCGTCTGGGagcttctgcttttccaaatgtGCTCACTCCTGACAGAATCCCTGAATTCTGCATTCCCCCTAGGCTGACCAGCTCTGGCTCCATCAAGGGCAGTGGCTTTCGCCAGGATCGCAGTTCAGTGAATGCAGCTCTTACTTCTGATTATAGCCCCAGGTCTTTCCCACATCTTATTCAGGTGGAAAGTGTTGAGGAGGAGATCACAGCCCTGGAGGAAGAAAGCACCAATGCGGACCCACAGTCCCAAGCAGCACTCTCGCTGCCCCACTTTGCCAGAGCCCCCACTTCCTATGGCTTCTGCACTTTGCTGGAGAGTCCCCACACCCGGAGAAAGGAGTCTATCTTCCATGGTGATCCACGTGGTGCTCTGCCCAGCCTGAAGCTGTCTCGATCCAGAGCTAACACCTTCAGTGGCAAAGGGAGTATGTCTAATCCCATTGCTATCAGCTTTGCTTCTGTGAGACTGCCTCCCAAGCACCTCTCTCTGCGAAGGCAGGGTGcctgtgacagtgacactgcCTCCTCCAGTGATTCCTCTCCTTTCAGTTCTCCACTTCTGAGCAGGTCACCTCCCAGACCCTACTCCCTGACCAAAGCACAAAGTCAGGAGGGattgctctgcagagcactAAAAGCCAAGAGCAAATCTAGTATGGCCAGGAACAATTCTCTCTCTacagaggagagcagctccaCTGATAACAGCCCCAGTGCCATGAGGAGGGCTTCAGAGGGGCTGCTTGGCATGCGGAGCTTTAGCACCTCCTGTTCTCCCATCTTCCCTCTGGACCTGACCCACAGTCGGGAGAGACTGGTGGGAGAGAGCACCGTGGTGATGGACAAGGGAGGTGTGTTGAGGCTGTTGGCTGAATACTGCTCAGAGAACGAAAGGCTGCGGATCCGCCTGATCAGTGCAGAAGGTTTATATGATGATTCTGTGGAGCCTAAAAACATAAACTGCTGTATCTCCTTCTCCCTGGTgccaggaaaaacacagaagcagagaagcaCAGTTATAAAGAGAAGCAGGAATCCCATCTTCAATGAGGACTTCTTTTTTGATGGCGTTGCAGCAGAAGAGCTGTACAGCCTCTCTGTCAGAATGAAAGCAACAAACAAAGGGTGCAGTATGAAACGGGATTATACCTTAGGAGAACGGGAATTGTCTTTAACGAGTATGTTGTCAGTGTAA